The following are from one region of the Hymenobacter radiodurans genome:
- a CDS encoding DUF4230 domain-containing protein gives MIRLLRRLVPLLFLVGLGWFLWEKVQPTLAELQNPLRPTPQITVTHNTVLTKVESLGRMELVRFRFKDVVEYRKSTYRFLPDSKVALIVAGEAVGCLDMTKVRAQDVVFEGDSIIRVALPAPELCTWRVDHSQSKVYSTENSFFQDAELIDEGYRYAERNVRQTALQSGILPQTTQNAEKILRPMLETMTGRRVVLTQQIAPPQRPTKR, from the coding sequence ATGATTCGCTTGCTCCGCCGTTTAGTGCCGTTGTTGTTTTTGGTGGGGCTAGGTTGGTTTTTGTGGGAGAAAGTGCAGCCCACGCTGGCCGAGCTACAAAATCCGCTACGGCCTACTCCGCAAATCACCGTGACCCATAATACGGTGCTGACCAAAGTGGAAAGCCTGGGCCGCATGGAGTTGGTGCGCTTCCGCTTTAAAGACGTGGTAGAGTACCGCAAAAGCACCTACCGCTTTCTACCCGACTCCAAAGTAGCCCTTATTGTAGCCGGCGAGGCGGTGGGCTGCCTCGATATGACCAAAGTGCGCGCCCAGGATGTCGTGTTCGAGGGCGACTCCATCATACGAGTAGCTTTACCCGCGCCCGAGCTGTGCACTTGGCGCGTCGATCATAGTCAAAGCAAAGTCTACAGCACTGAGAACTCGTTTTTTCAGGATGCTGAGCTCATCGATGAAGGCTACCGCTACGCCGAGCGCAACGTGCGCCAAACAGCTCTGCAATCGGGCATCTTGCCGCAGACGACTCAAAACGCCGAAAAGATTCTGCGGCCCATGCTCGAAACCATGACCGGCCGCCGCGTGGTGCTGACCCAGCAAATAGCTCCACCCCAGCGGCCAACAAAGCGCTAG
- a CDS encoding 1-aminocyclopropane-1-carboxylate deaminase/D-cysteine desulfhydrase: MAAAGRLYGFRTIGMVRGEESSPLNPTLAQAAADGMTLRYLDRDAYRQKQEPTFQADLLGQTGPAYVLPEGGTNELALRGCAELVPELSAQISFDALCVACGTGGTLGGFLAALSPQQQAVGVAALKNGGFLQEDIKALKTAAGQTVTAPWSVQTQYHFGGYAKFSPELLTFIQQFQQRHGILLDPLYTGKLLYGVLDLLNQDYFAAGSTVVAVHTGGLQAWAGFSARFGQRSAWWPDVIHNQEVK; this comes from the coding sequence GTGGCCGCCGCTGGTCGGCTCTATGGGTTTCGCACTATCGGGATGGTGCGCGGCGAAGAAAGCAGTCCTCTGAATCCTACGCTGGCCCAAGCCGCGGCTGACGGTATGACCCTGCGCTACCTCGACCGCGACGCCTATCGGCAGAAGCAGGAACCCACTTTTCAGGCTGACTTGCTGGGTCAAACGGGCCCTGCTTACGTCTTACCCGAAGGCGGCACCAATGAGCTAGCACTCCGTGGCTGCGCCGAGTTAGTACCCGAGCTAAGCGCGCAAATTTCCTTCGATGCGTTGTGCGTAGCCTGCGGCACTGGCGGCACGCTGGGGGGCTTTTTGGCAGCGCTAAGCCCGCAGCAACAGGCCGTCGGCGTGGCAGCACTGAAGAATGGCGGTTTCCTGCAAGAAGACATAAAGGCGTTGAAAACCGCCGCTGGCCAAACAGTTACCGCTCCGTGGTCGGTACAGACCCAGTATCATTTCGGTGGGTACGCCAAGTTTTCGCCCGAGCTACTAACGTTCATCCAGCAGTTTCAGCAGCGCCACGGCATCCTGCTCGATCCTTTGTACACGGGCAAACTGCTGTACGGCGTTCTTGATTTGCTAAACCAGGATTACTTCGCCGCGGGCAGTACCGTGGTGGCCGTGCATACGGGCGGTTTGCAGGCCTGGGCTGGTTTTAGCGCCCGTTTTGGGCAGCGTAGCGCGTGGTGGCCGGATGTGATTCATAACCAAGAAGTGAAGTAG
- a CDS encoding YfhO family protein, producing MAALSNFNPATTAVVDASKFPVSKTSYNAAGSTIRLTNYSPDALKYQVNAAQDGFVVFSEIYYKDGWNAYIDGKPVPHIRANYVLRAMPVPAGQHTIEFKFEPQSYAIGNTVSLVSSIILILGLIGVALYIWKKRPVLADQDLVAA from the coding sequence ATTGCGGCCCTTAGCAACTTCAATCCGGCTACTACGGCTGTCGTTGATGCCTCGAAATTCCCAGTCTCCAAAACTTCTTACAACGCCGCCGGCTCCACCATCCGCCTGACCAACTATTCGCCGGACGCTCTGAAATATCAGGTCAATGCTGCCCAGGACGGCTTTGTCGTGTTTTCCGAAATCTATTATAAAGACGGTTGGAACGCGTATATCGACGGCAAACCGGTGCCGCATATCCGAGCTAACTATGTGCTGCGCGCCATGCCGGTGCCCGCTGGCCAACATACGATTGAGTTCAAATTTGAGCCTCAGTCGTATGCCATCGGTAATACCGTGTCGCTGGTTTCGTCCATTATTCTGATTCTGGGCTTGATAGGGGTAGCTCTTTATATCTGGAAGAAGCGGCCAGTATTGGCTGATCAGGATTTGGTAGCCGCGTAA
- a CDS encoding DUF4834 domain-containing protein — protein sequence MTKFLLTLLIISLLVRFVLPVVLRLVVGMFIKKQVRRYGQQFGQAPPFGQASPFGPPPGPAPAPGEVRVEFAPPKPKARPDTKFNGGEYVEYEEVK from the coding sequence ATGACCAAGTTCCTCCTAACCCTGCTCATCATTTCGCTGCTCGTGCGCTTCGTGCTGCCCGTGGTGCTGCGTTTGGTGGTAGGAATGTTCATCAAAAAACAAGTTCGTCGCTACGGTCAGCAGTTTGGCCAGGCACCTCCTTTCGGCCAAGCCTCGCCGTTCGGGCCGCCTCCCGGTCCGGCGCCAGCTCCCGGCGAAGTGCGCGTAGAGTTTGCGCCCCCTAAGCCAAAAGCCCGCCCCGATACCAAATTCAATGGCGGTGAATACGTGGAATACGAGGAAGTAAAATAG
- a CDS encoding FkbM family methyltransferase yields MVKQLRKLLVQALGFERYIRFVSRVYLGLVSAGWGRAKYPELFFLEKIIRPGFVCLDIGANLGYYSVALSRLVGVKGQVLAVEPIPDFQKIWRDNVRLSGHNNLTLLPYALGGQNMTVQMGTPERDGLLHHGMTKVAASNPNESYARTYEVPMRVPDELLADLPRLDFVKCDVEGFEHEVFRHLQATLRRFRPLIQTELNGLENRQAVVNLLAELGYKPFMLSPRSELVPCSTEQLTSAVTADFYFQPVSPPSRP; encoded by the coding sequence ATGGTAAAACAGCTTCGCAAATTATTGGTCCAGGCCCTCGGCTTCGAGCGCTATATCCGCTTCGTGAGCCGCGTGTATTTGGGGTTGGTGAGCGCAGGCTGGGGACGGGCAAAATACCCGGAGTTGTTTTTTCTAGAGAAAATCATTCGGCCCGGTTTCGTATGCCTTGATATTGGCGCAAACCTAGGCTATTACTCCGTAGCTTTATCCCGCTTGGTAGGCGTAAAAGGGCAAGTGTTGGCCGTAGAGCCCATCCCTGACTTTCAAAAAATCTGGCGGGACAATGTGCGCCTAAGTGGCCACAACAACCTGACGTTATTGCCTTACGCCCTCGGGGGGCAAAATATGACTGTGCAAATGGGCACGCCCGAGCGCGACGGTCTACTGCACCACGGCATGACCAAAGTAGCGGCCTCCAACCCCAACGAGAGCTACGCTCGTACCTACGAGGTACCCATGCGCGTGCCCGACGAACTGCTGGCCGATCTGCCTCGCCTGGATTTTGTGAAATGCGACGTGGAAGGCTTTGAGCACGAAGTATTCCGCCATCTACAGGCCACCTTGCGCCGCTTTCGGCCACTTATTCAAACAGAGTTGAATGGTCTGGAGAATCGGCAAGCGGTTGTTAATTTGCTGGCGGAGCTGGGCTATAAACCATTTATGCTTTCGCCGCGTTCTGAACTTGTACCGTGCTCGACTGAGCAGCTTACCAGCGCCGTTACGGCCGATTTTTACTTTCAACCCGTTTCCCCGCCTTCCCGCCCATGA